A single region of the Fenollaria sporofastidiosus genome encodes:
- a CDS encoding DMT family transporter produces MSDKTKGILCMIASALAFSLMQIAVKLTSEGVSIFLQVVFRNFLLSIFSIIMLKKHKEKLVPIKEHRVALFFRGFLGLFGAVMYFYATKNLPTANAAILQKSSPFFVMIFAAIFLNEKLTRFHLMSLVVAFLGAYFVTNPSGNYNLIPALSGIFSAVFAAGAYTIIGSLGKTENPYRIMLAFGFVTCICLFVPLVLTYKRPLPIDWLWLLLIGVFGGLGQYLLTLAYLHAPAGEVSIYNYTSVIFSAILGFIIFKDKIEPIEYIGIFLILLSAVILFLYNQKNLGRLKKKS; encoded by the coding sequence ATGAGTGATAAAACAAAAGGTATATTGTGTATGATAGCGTCTGCACTAGCATTTTCGCTAATGCAGATAGCTGTCAAGCTTACATCAGAAGGTGTAAGTATATTCTTACAAGTAGTTTTTAGAAACTTCTTGTTATCAATATTCAGCATTATAATGCTTAAAAAGCATAAAGAAAAGCTAGTTCCTATTAAAGAACACAGAGTAGCTTTATTTTTTAGAGGCTTTTTAGGCTTGTTCGGAGCAGTTATGTATTTCTACGCAACAAAGAACTTGCCGACAGCCAACGCAGCGATCTTACAAAAGAGCTCACCCTTCTTTGTAATGATCTTTGCTGCAATATTCTTAAATGAAAAGCTAACAAGATTTCATCTTATGTCATTAGTCGTTGCCTTCTTAGGTGCGTACTTCGTAACAAACCCGTCAGGTAACTACAACCTAATACCAGCCTTGTCAGGTATATTCTCTGCAGTCTTTGCAGCAGGTGCCTATACCATAATCGGTTCGCTTGGAAAAACTGAGAACCCATATAGAATTATGCTAGCCTTTGGTTTCGTCACATGCATCTGCTTATTCGTTCCACTTGTCTTAACATATAAAAGACCGCTTCCTATAGATTGGCTATGGCTATTACTTATAGGAGTCTTCGGTGGATTAGGTCAATACCTATTAACACTAGCCTACCTACATGCACCAGCAGGAGAGGTAAGTATATATAACTACACTTCAGTTATATTCTCAGCGATACTAGGCTTCATAATTTTTAAAGACAAGATAGAACCTATAGAGTATATAGGTATCTTCCTAATACTGCTTTCAGCAGTGATACTGTTCTTATACAATCAAAAGAACCTTGGAAGACTTAAAAAGAAAAGTTAA
- a CDS encoding copper amine oxidase N-terminal domain-containing protein: protein MNYKRKFCFVLALLLVSSILFMGVDTSVYAAGEPVELKEVSFTCDNEDYKNFMSDHYDLIPWKKIPRPSGPYNRIFIAENHADILSVDIVYIQHRTNGGEWTTIYDYPVEAMPNYEYRYNLKILCKSKNYCVTGNTKLKINGEYITPTKAYSIKRVDGTSFDIFFNEKKVLKVASRPNAKDGLARTGVVNEGKSLVYNGREQTAYESDNGYTVENNKATDAGIYTAVFKVNNDYIWRCMLTIDGIQLEDYTKNDIKIKWEIKKSTDTDPTYESKKPTDLKGTKGKKLSTVALPEGFVWKNPDQELNEIGEKEFKAIYKSKNYVDKLVELQVTVEEAPDPEPTPNPPLHPTPSPDSYDNYENDTKYHRIYERKSKRHNRIADIEEDANLYREDEETINKDTSLKERSIVLAVGSKLMTVFGKNVTNDTAPIIKNNRTMLPARFVAESLGAKVTWNDTERTVYIKGLNLKTMMPLEIKLTIGSNKALVNGTVYELDSPVLIENDRTYTPLRFIAEMLGAEVYWDDATKVVRIIK, encoded by the coding sequence ATGAATTATAAAAGAAAATTCTGTTTTGTTTTAGCACTTTTGTTAGTAAGTAGCATTTTGTTTATGGGTGTAGATACTAGTGTGTACGCAGCTGGTGAACCTGTTGAGCTTAAAGAGGTAAGTTTTACATGCGATAATGAAGATTATAAAAATTTTATGAGTGACCACTATGATTTAATTCCATGGAAAAAAATTCCAAGACCTTCAGGACCTTATAATCGTATATTTATAGCTGAAAATCATGCGGACATATTATCAGTTGATATAGTATATATTCAGCATAGAACAAATGGTGGTGAATGGACAACTATATATGATTATCCAGTGGAAGCAATGCCTAATTACGAGTACAGATACAATCTGAAAATATTATGCAAATCAAAAAACTATTGTGTCACTGGCAACACAAAGCTTAAGATAAATGGAGAATATATAACACCAACAAAAGCTTATTCTATTAAGCGTGTTGATGGTACAAGTTTTGACATATTTTTTAATGAAAAAAAGGTACTTAAAGTCGCTAGCAGACCAAATGCAAAAGATGGTCTTGCACGCACAGGAGTAGTCAATGAAGGAAAGAGCTTAGTTTACAATGGAAGAGAACAAACTGCTTATGAGAGCGATAATGGATATACAGTAGAAAATAATAAAGCGACAGATGCAGGTATTTATACAGCTGTATTTAAAGTAAATAATGATTATATATGGCGATGTATGTTGACTATAGATGGCATACAATTAGAAGATTATACAAAAAATGATATAAAAATTAAATGGGAGATAAAGAAATCTACAGATACAGACCCAACTTATGAAAGCAAGAAGCCTACAGATTTAAAGGGTACAAAGGGTAAAAAATTATCAACTGTAGCATTACCTGAGGGCTTTGTATGGAAAAATCCTGATCAAGAGCTAAACGAAATAGGCGAAAAAGAATTCAAGGCTATATACAAATCAAAGAACTATGTAGATAAGCTTGTAGAATTACAAGTTACTGTTGAAGAAGCACCAGATCCAGAACCAACACCAAATCCACCATTGCATCCAACACCAAGTCCAGACTCATATGACAATTACGAAAATGATACTAAGTATCACAGGATATATGAGCGTAAAAGCAAAAGGCATAATCGAATTGCAGACATTGAAGAAGATGCTAATCTATATAGAGAAGATGAAGAGACTATCAATAAGGATACAAGTCTTAAAGAAAGAAGCATTGTCTTAGCAGTAGGCAGTAAGCTTATGACTGTCTTTGGCAAAAATGTCACTAACGACACAGCACCTATCATCAAAAACAACAGAACTATGTTGCCGGCGAGATTTGTAGCTGAAAGCCTTGGAGCTAAAGTTACATGGAATGATACAGAGAGAACTGTTTATATAAAAGGCCTTAACCTTAAAACAATGATGCCACTTGAGATCAAGCTTACTATAGGTTCGAATAAGGCTCTTGTTAATGGCACTGTTTACGAACTAGACTCTCCTGTCTTAATAGAAAACGACAGAACATATACACCACTTAGATTCATCGCCGAGATGCTTGGCGCAGAAGTTTATTGGGACGACGCGACTAAAGTAGTAAGGATAATTAAATAG
- a CDS encoding S-layer homology domain-containing protein, with product MKKTIVLIILAMLICLAPLNVNKAESISPISINLAKFENNKIEVQIEDHRQFENLELDYKIDDGKWLSEDFDNLITLTYNTKTRMYEYKFKEEIKYSMSFDVRIRAIVNAQKSEFSNTITFNATLSVKNYDAWAADAIHRADSLGIVTETMREDMKADASRLEFVEALIKALEYKKSIKDYEGEEVIDTKSTAVKKAYKIKLLTYNESKTFAPDRKITREEVAVILDRLASIIKLEDKFENKVGYADASEWAKSAIDSVIKKGLLQGDSSLKFNPKKNMTRQEVLVTVLRMLD from the coding sequence ATGAAAAAGACAATTGTTTTAATTATTTTAGCGATGCTTATATGTCTTGCGCCTTTAAATGTTAATAAAGCAGAAAGCATTAGTCCTATAAGCATAAATTTAGCAAAGTTTGAAAATAATAAAATCGAAGTTCAAATTGAAGACCATAGACAATTTGAAAATCTAGAACTTGATTACAAGATTGATGATGGTAAATGGCTTAGCGAGGACTTTGATAATCTTATAACTCTTACTTACAATACAAAGACTCGTATGTATGAGTACAAGTTTAAGGAAGAGATCAAATACTCGATGAGTTTTGATGTAAGAATCAGGGCCATAGTTAATGCACAAAAGAGTGAGTTCTCTAATACAATCACATTCAATGCTACGCTTAGCGTAAAGAACTACGATGCGTGGGCAGCTGACGCCATACATAGAGCTGACAGTCTTGGTATAGTAACAGAGACTATGAGAGAGGATATGAAGGCTGATGCAAGCAGACTAGAGTTCGTAGAGGCGCTTATTAAGGCACTTGAGTACAAAAAGAGCATTAAGGACTACGAAGGCGAAGAGGTCATTGATACAAAGTCCACTGCAGTTAAGAAGGCGTACAAGATAAAGCTCTTAACGTATAACGAGAGCAAAACATTTGCACCGGATAGAAAGATTACAAGGGAAGAGGTCGCAGTGATCTTGGACAGACTAGCAAGCATAATCAAATTAGAAGACAAATTTGAGAACAAAGTGGGTTATGCCGATGCAAGTGAGTGGGCAAAAAGCGCGATAGACAGTGTTATCAAGAAGGGACTCTTACAAGGCGACAGTAGCCTTAAGTTTAATCCAAAGAAGAATATGACGAGACAGGAAGTTTTAGTTACAGTACTAAGAATGCTTGATTAG
- a CDS encoding TraX family protein, producing METETKLLEEKKVWGLNQTQLKFIAILSMLVDHLVYGIFEVGLYQNIINAANITIAGSYVTGAMMDKIHFIGRIVIGRIAFPLFCFFIVQGFIHTRNRMKYALRLFIFALISEVPFDLVSSNVVFDPNYQNVFFTLFLGLAALIIIEKFANQPLIRIAGVLLCIFAAKFLKTDYDMFGVILIVLMYFVRFNKFQNLLVGISTRYFYGFFYQMSAFVLMYFYNGERGKGFKYFFYAFYPVHLLLIYFLRMYIASNPIAIF from the coding sequence ATGGAAACAGAAACAAAATTATTAGAAGAGAAAAAAGTTTGGGGACTTAATCAAACACAGCTTAAGTTCATAGCCATACTTTCGATGCTTGTTGACCACTTGGTATATGGCATCTTCGAAGTGGGTTTGTACCAAAACATAATCAATGCGGCAAATATCACCATAGCCGGTTCATATGTAACAGGCGCAATGATGGATAAAATTCACTTTATTGGTAGGATAGTGATAGGTAGAATCGCCTTTCCACTCTTCTGCTTCTTTATAGTGCAAGGCTTTATACATACAAGAAACAGAATGAAGTACGCACTAAGACTGTTTATCTTTGCGCTTATATCAGAAGTGCCATTCGACTTAGTAAGCTCGAACGTAGTCTTTGATCCAAACTATCAAAACGTTTTCTTCACATTATTCTTAGGCCTAGCAGCACTTATCATCATAGAAAAGTTTGCTAATCAGCCATTAATAAGGATAGCTGGAGTACTTCTTTGCATCTTTGCAGCGAAGTTTTTAAAAACAGACTATGATATGTTTGGCGTTATCTTGATAGTCCTTATGTACTTTGTGAGATTTAATAAGTTCCAAAACCTTTTAGTAGGAATATCGACACGTTACTTCTATGGCTTCTTCTATCAGATGAGTGCCTTTGTACTTATGTACTTTTACAATGGAGAAAGGGGGAAGGGTTTTAAATACTTCTTCTATGCATTCTATCCAGTTCACTTACTACTTATTTACTTCTTGAGAATGTATATAGCAAGTAACCCTATAGCAATATTCTAA
- a CDS encoding histidine phosphatase family protein, translating to MKFYLIRHGESEDNLKKITSRVDTKLSANGKAQVKTLRDEYKELKDKKVIVSNLLRAQETADLLGVETYEVDERVREIDLGDFQGHSFEELEKLYPEETKKRFEEPFTFKFPGGESFTDLRERAEDFYKEKAKLNEDIVVITHEGFIKTILSIVVDKLEAYYNFKVENARICEIEVVDGFPIINKLNYGE from the coding sequence ATGAAATTTTATCTAATAAGACATGGAGAGTCAGAAGACAATTTAAAGAAGATCACATCGCGTGTTGATACTAAGCTATCAGCAAATGGTAAGGCACAGGTTAAGACTTTAAGAGATGAGTATAAAGAGCTTAAAGATAAAAAAGTCATAGTCTCTAACTTATTGAGAGCACAAGAGACAGCAGACTTACTTGGTGTTGAGACTTATGAAGTAGATGAGAGGGTTAGAGAGATAGACCTTGGTGACTTTCAAGGACATAGCTTCGAAGAGTTAGAAAAACTTTATCCAGAAGAGACGAAGAAGCGCTTTGAAGAGCCTTTCACATTTAAGTTTCCTGGCGGCGAATCATTCACAGATCTAAGAGAGCGTGCAGAGGACTTTTACAAAGAGAAGGCCAAACTTAATGAGGACATTGTTGTCATAACGCATGAAGGTTTTATCAAGACAATCTTATCAATAGTAGTGGACAAGCTTGAAGCTTACTACAATTTCAAAGTAGAGAACGCAAGGATATGCGAGATTGAAGTAGTAGATGGCTTTCCTATCATAAACAAATTAAATTATGGAGAGTAA
- the cobS gene encoding adenosylcobinamide-GDP ribazoletransferase, translating to MKGLILALQFMTRVPINIGIDFNKKNIGAMLTFFPLIGFLIALFTFIPSIFLRDKISAELVALLNIIFYLIITGALHMDGLSDTADAFLSNRSKDRMKAIMKDPGVGSFGVISIVIVLAAKFFAFKEIALQGFKWDYTFVFIYSKLIAMNAFIYFKSADSSTLFKTFKESRSTFLINFANFVIIIASILYDYKVLLYLLVEALIFIIIYIISLKKIDGATGDTMGASIELAETIALFII from the coding sequence GTGAAAGGACTTATACTAGCTTTACAATTTATGACAAGAGTTCCAATAAATATAGGCATAGACTTCAATAAGAAGAATATTGGGGCTATGCTTACTTTCTTTCCGCTTATTGGTTTTTTAATTGCTTTATTTACGTTTATTCCAAGCATTTTTTTACGTGATAAAATTTCTGCAGAGCTAGTCGCTCTATTAAACATCATTTTTTATTTAATCATAACAGGCGCACTACATATGGACGGCTTATCCGACACAGCTGATGCTTTTTTATCGAACAGAAGCAAGGACAGGATGAAGGCCATAATGAAGGACCCAGGCGTTGGCAGCTTTGGCGTCATAAGCATAGTCATAGTCCTAGCAGCAAAGTTTTTTGCTTTTAAAGAGATTGCATTGCAAGGTTTCAAGTGGGACTATACATTCGTATTTATATACTCAAAGTTGATAGCCATGAATGCCTTTATCTACTTTAAAAGCGCGGACAGTAGCACCTTGTTTAAAACATTTAAAGAGAGTAGAAGCACCTTTCTTATAAACTTTGCAAACTTTGTAATTATAATTGCAAGCATACTTTATGATTACAAAGTGCTTTTATACTTATTAGTAGAGGCGCTTATCTTTATAATTATTTACATCATTTCACTTAAGAAGATAGACGGAGCGACAGGTGACACTATGGGAGCATCCATAGAACTCGCTGAGACTATCGCTTTATTCATAATCTAG
- the cobU gene encoding bifunctional adenosylcobinamide kinase/adenosylcobinamide-phosphate guanylyltransferase: MIKLVMGGARSGKSEFAEDIYKGLDDVTYIATAKAIDKEFEERIAIHKARRNTQWKTVEAYKDFACIAMKTKYYFLDDVTNMLTNILFDYLEDRDIRDEDAAVVEELVLKELETLFKRLREKDADIIIVSSELGAGLVPEAKLSRLFRDIHGKINQYIARIADEVYYVIASIGVKIK, translated from the coding sequence ATGATTAAGCTTGTAATGGGTGGAGCGAGAAGTGGCAAGAGCGAGTTCGCCGAGGACATATATAAAGGCCTTGACGATGTAACATACATTGCCACTGCTAAAGCCATTGACAAAGAGTTTGAAGAAAGGATTGCAATTCATAAAGCAAGGCGCAATACTCAGTGGAAAACAGTAGAAGCTTATAAAGATTTTGCGTGCATTGCCATGAAGACTAAATATTACTTTCTTGATGATGTAACAAATATGCTTACAAACATACTCTTTGATTACTTGGAAGATAGGGACATTAGAGATGAAGATGCTGCCGTAGTCGAAGAGTTAGTGCTTAAAGAGCTTGAAACCTTATTCAAAAGACTAAGAGAAAAGGATGCAGACATAATTATAGTCTCCTCAGAGCTAGGTGCAGGTCTTGTGCCAGAAGCAAAACTATCGAGGCTCTTTAGAGACATACACGGCAAGATTAATCAATACATTGCTAGAATCGCGGATGAAGTTTACTATGTCATCGCATCCATAGGAGTGAAGATAAAGTGA
- a CDS encoding cysteine-rich small domain-containing protein yields MEDSYRFFNNKKCAYMPCHKVDNVDDFNCLFCYCPLYLMEECGGNYKMSAGIKDCSNCLLPHRPKGYDYIVNKFREYNQKKAEEYIANLEKEMNKDND; encoded by the coding sequence ATGGAAGATTCTTATAGATTTTTTAATAACAAGAAGTGTGCCTACATGCCATGCCATAAGGTTGACAATGTCGACGACTTCAACTGCTTGTTCTGCTACTGCCCACTTTATCTAATGGAAGAGTGCGGCGGCAACTACAAGATGAGTGCAGGTATAAAAGACTGCTCAAACTGTTTACTACCTCATAGACCAAAGGGATACGACTACATCGTCAATAAGTTTAGAGAGTACAATCAAAAGAAAGCAGAAGAATACATTGCTAATCTTGAAAAAGAAATGAATAAAGACAATGATTAA
- the cobK gene encoding precorrin-6A reductase gives MILIIGGTSEGEEIYERLKGKYELYLSVATESGKKLYASKDLIMGRMNKDGFKDFIKEHGIDMIIDASHPFAVEVTKNASEAAKEMGIAYLRYARRILDYEEKNNIVRVPSYEAAFKYIDTLKDREENFLFTTGSNRIKDFEKVRGKNRFIYRVLPSAESIKVCDDNHIEMKNIIAQMGPFTLEENVALIKRYDIKYLVSKESGKVGGTDAKLDACLQTNIICVIITREEENAMHSIDEVINYVEANYGRFL, from the coding sequence ATGATACTAATCATAGGCGGCACAAGCGAAGGCGAAGAGATATACGAAAGACTTAAGGGTAAGTACGAACTCTACTTATCTGTTGCTACTGAGAGCGGAAAGAAGCTCTATGCATCGAAGGACTTAATCATGGGCAGGATGAATAAAGACGGCTTCAAGGACTTCATAAAGGAGCACGGCATTGATATGATCATAGACGCTTCACATCCATTCGCAGTTGAGGTGACAAAGAACGCATCAGAGGCAGCTAAGGAGATGGGCATAGCCTACCTTCGTTATGCAAGAAGAATTTTGGACTATGAAGAGAAGAACAACATAGTCAGAGTGCCATCATATGAAGCAGCCTTTAAGTATATTGACACGCTAAAGGATAGAGAGGAAAATTTTTTATTCACAACAGGCTCGAACAGGATAAAGGATTTTGAAAAGGTGAGGGGCAAGAACAGATTCATATACAGAGTCTTGCCAAGTGCTGAGAGCATAAAGGTGTGCGATGACAATCACATAGAGATGAAGAACATCATTGCGCAGATGGGACCCTTCACACTCGAAGAAAACGTAGCCTTGATTAAACGCTACGATATAAAGTACTTAGTAAGCAAAGAGAGTGGCAAGGTCGGTGGCACCGATGCCAAACTTGATGCATGTTTACAAACAAATATTATTTGTGTTATAATTACAAGAGAAGAAGAGAACGCTATGCACAGCATAGACGAAGTAATTAATTATGTGGAGGCAAATTATGGAAGATTCTTATAG
- the cobJ gene encoding precorrin-3B C(17)-methyltransferase, with protein sequence MNKLYVVGIGPGSKENMTFKAVDAIKEAQTIVAYTKYLDYVEDFIGGKEIIKTGMTGEKERCQLAIDEYNKGKTVAIISTGDSGLYGMAGLVYEIDPTINIEVVPGVSAAFSSASVVGAPLMHDTALISLSDLLTDWDLILKRVRNCADADMVIALYNPKSKKRVNNLKEALDIIREYRDAQTPVAMVKNALRDGMDYRLSTLDEVDYDFCEMNTTVIVGNSQSYIKDGKFITPRGYKL encoded by the coding sequence ATGAATAAATTATATGTTGTGGGCATAGGACCCGGCTCAAAAGAGAATATGACGTTTAAGGCGGTAGACGCGATCAAAGAAGCGCAAACAATCGTTGCGTATACAAAGTACCTTGACTATGTAGAGGACTTCATCGGTGGCAAGGAGATAATTAAGACCGGCATGACAGGCGAAAAGGAAAGATGTCAGCTTGCTATTGATGAGTACAATAAGGGCAAGACAGTTGCCATCATCTCAACAGGTGACTCAGGACTATATGGTATGGCAGGCCTTGTTTATGAAATTGATCCGACAATAAACATTGAAGTTGTACCTGGAGTGAGCGCTGCTTTTTCATCAGCAAGCGTTGTTGGTGCGCCTCTAATGCATGACACAGCTCTTATAAGTCTTTCAGACCTACTAACAGACTGGGACCTTATACTTAAGAGGGTAAGAAACTGCGCAGACGCTGATATGGTTATCGCGCTTTACAATCCAAAGAGCAAGAAGAGAGTGAACAATTTAAAAGAAGCACTTGATATAATTAGAGAGTATAGAGATGCGCAGACACCTGTTGCCATGGTTAAGAATGCCTTACGTGATGGCATGGACTACAGGCTAAGTACACTTGACGAGGTGGATTATGATTTTTGCGAGATGAACACGACTGTCATAGTTGGCAACAGTCAAAGCTACATCAAGGACGGCAAGTTCATTACGCCTAGAGGATACAAGCTATGA
- a CDS encoding cobalt-precorrin 5A hydrolase: MNKIIITYTEAGLAIAKSIAEDFDVEIFYKDKNIDKVLEERWSSLETIIFISASGIAVRKIAPLIKDKYTDPAVLVIDDRARHVISLLSGHIGGANELAIDIAKTIGAEPVITTASDNRGLEALDIYLRDNDFAYSSREALTIIMGAIVNNKKIYLKANDFNFNYDNFTSDKSKADYFIIQSEDYEAQDNEKTLYIIKKKYNMGIGLRRGTHLDVLEEAFHEVLKDMNISPKAIKRFGSIDIKKDEEALLELCKKYDRELIFYTADELNEVDVSEKSDFVKKITGAYAVSEAAAKLLGGKIILTKKIIDSITFSITEEI, translated from the coding sequence ATGAATAAGATTATAATCACCTACACTGAAGCTGGTCTTGCTATAGCTAAGTCCATAGCAGAGGATTTTGATGTAGAAATTTTTTATAAGGATAAAAATATTGACAAAGTCTTAGAAGAAAGGTGGTCTTCACTTGAGACCATCATCTTCATAAGTGCGAGCGGCATAGCCGTGCGTAAGATTGCTCCCTTGATAAAGGACAAGTACACAGACCCTGCAGTCCTTGTTATAGATGACAGGGCAAGACACGTTATATCGCTTTTGTCGGGTCACATAGGCGGAGCCAATGAGCTAGCTATAGATATAGCTAAGACTATAGGTGCAGAGCCAGTTATAACTACAGCCTCAGACAACAGAGGCCTCGAAGCTCTTGACATTTACCTAAGGGACAATGACTTTGCGTATAGCTCTAGAGAAGCTCTTACCATAATTATGGGTGCCATAGTAAATAATAAAAAAATTTATCTAAAGGCAAATGATTTTAACTTTAACTATGATAATTTCACAAGTGATAAAAGCAAAGCAGACTACTTCATAATTCAAAGCGAAGACTACGAAGCACAAGACAATGAAAAGACTCTCTACATTATAAAGAAAAAGTACAATATGGGCATTGGCTTGAGACGTGGAACTCACTTAGATGTGCTTGAAGAAGCCTTTCATGAAGTGCTTAAGGATATGAATATAAGTCCAAAGGCGATAAAACGCTTTGGATCAATTGATATAAAGAAGGACGAAGAGGCGCTGCTTGAGCTTTGCAAAAAATATGATAGAGAGCTAATTTTTTATACGGCAGACGAACTCAATGAGGTGGATGTTTCGGAGAAGTCCGACTTCGTTAAGAAAATCACAGGTGCATACGCAGTTAGTGAGGCGGCTGCTAAACTACTTGGCGGCAAGATTATATTAACTAAGAAGATTATCGATTCAATAACATTTTCAATAACAGAGGAGATATAG
- the cobM gene encoding precorrin-4 C(11)-methyltransferase gives MISFVGAGPGDSDLITVKGLKLLNAADVIIYAGSLVSKDILSGIKTGAKVFDSAKMTLEEVIEEFIKAEEAGLNTVRLHTGDPSIYGAIKEQIDALDMLGYKYEVIPGVTSATAACARIEKEFTLPEVSQTLIITRMEGRTKVPETEKLAELAKHKTSMAIYLSASLTEKVQEALLEGYEDPNTPVVIAYKATWADEKIIYTNIANLVKDAKEHNITKHALILVGKFINARYERSKLYDPSFSTEYRKAHE, from the coding sequence ATGATTAGTTTTGTAGGCGCAGGTCCTGGGGACAGTGATTTAATTACAGTTAAGGGACTAAAATTATTAAACGCAGCAGATGTAATTATATATGCAGGCTCCTTAGTATCGAAGGATATACTATCTGGAATAAAGACAGGAGCAAAGGTTTTTGACTCAGCAAAGATGACATTAGAAGAGGTTATAGAAGAGTTTATAAAGGCTGAAGAGGCGGGTCTAAACACAGTTAGACTACATACAGGCGACCCAAGCATATATGGAGCAATTAAAGAGCAGATAGATGCGCTTGACATGCTTGGCTACAAGTACGAAGTAATACCAGGTGTAACTAGTGCAACAGCTGCATGCGCTAGGATAGAGAAAGAATTTACACTACCTGAAGTTAGTCAAACTTTAATCATCACTCGTATGGAAGGAAGAACAAAGGTTCCTGAGACTGAAAAGCTTGCTGAGCTTGCTAAACATAAGACATCTATGGCGATATATCTTTCGGCATCACTTACAGAGAAGGTACAAGAGGCGCTACTTGAGGGCTATGAAGATCCAAATACGCCTGTAGTTATTGCTTATAAGGCAACATGGGCTGACGAAAAAATCATTTATACTAATATCGCAAACCTTGTTAAAGATGCCAAGGAGCACAATATTACTAAGCACGCACTTATACTTGTTGGTAAATTTATTAACGCGCGTTACGAAAGAAGCAAACTTTACGACCCAAGCTTCTCGACTGAGTACAGAAAAGCACATGAATAA
- a CDS encoding bifunctional cobalt-precorrin-7 (C(5))-methyltransferase/cobalt-precorrin-6B (C(15))-methyltransferase — protein sequence MKWFKDEDFIRGEVPMTKFIKRNAIVSLLDVSEDDKVLEIGTGTGSVTCQMAVICKEVTTIERDDEAIAVAKKNFEKFGLNNVKLIKGKAPEGMDGVDFNKVYIGGSGKNLESIMDKLDEHNNFTVIASFIIFDNAYEFKDLLKKKNYKNIDTYMVNVSKAEKLEMMIAENPVIIVRGEKND from the coding sequence ATGAAGTGGTTTAAAGATGAGGACTTCATCAGGGGCGAAGTACCAATGACGAAGTTCATAAAGAGAAATGCAATAGTGAGCTTATTAGACGTAAGCGAAGATGACAAAGTTTTAGAGATAGGCACAGGCACAGGAAGTGTCACTTGTCAGATGGCAGTCATTTGTAAAGAGGTCACTACTATCGAAAGAGATGACGAGGCCATAGCTGTAGCAAAGAAAAATTTTGAAAAATTTGGACTTAATAATGTTAAGCTCATTAAGGGCAAGGCACCTGAGGGCATGGACGGAGTGGACTTTAATAAGGTCTACATAGGCGGTTCTGGTAAAAATTTAGAGAGCATTATGGATAAGCTTGATGAGCATAATAATTTTACAGTTATTGCGAGCTTTATCATCTTTGACAATGCTTATGAGTTTAAAGATTTACTAAAGAAGAAAAATTATAAGAACATAGACACATACATGGTAAATGTTTCTAAGGCGGAGAAGCTAGAGATGATGATAGCTGAGAATCCGGTGATTATTGTGAGAGGTGAAAAGAATGATTAG